Proteins encoded by one window of Litoribacterium kuwaitense:
- a CDS encoding DNA internalization-related competence protein ComEC/Rec2, with product MPLLGFVVLLSTWWALEGFSTGWFITGCVFISAFYVQWKRTMFKRNLCLAVAFVAVAFAGWAYIVDESNQTIIEPDVQKLTGVVVSDVQEKNDNVRFVLKSEEFAERVQVVLNQTNARVIQRGEQCTVRGTLRQPMPRTVPNAFDYKTYLYDQKIHWEFISDEMPLCEPPPYLSVSWLFYQLREKGMRHLEEHVPARFYPYAKALLYGDRSSLSPEIQQMYNRYSISHLLSISGLHVGVMSALFFISLTLFLTRETSLKWLLFILPVYAFFTGAEPPVIRAVLKAEIVILWLLFFRKRLTSVDGVTIAFLAMVLWNPYMIKDVAFQLSFTVTYSLLFSLPLLKKLPSHWALQSFAIATIAQLSGLPILLFHFYEISLLSPLWNILFVPLYTVVMLPASVIIFFVSFLPLPLSLWLAQAALYIIDLAHGLLQMGDVLYDGVLLFGKPPLWLAVIEFFAVTYAFQAIERYGFVRRGLLYSAPLIILLTVHYFQWELSANGRVAILDVGQGDSIVIELPYRQGVLLIDAGGSFSETFDPGEQIVVPYLRSRGIRQLDAAILSHSDLDHAGGMKAILQQISTKQLIIPQGKSEEGELIEMLKKEATAQQAIVTIVEKNRRFTHFDTAFLLIPSKNEHFSENNQSLVIKAVLGNRTWLFTGDIEEEREEELKAQNLKADVLKIAHHGSRTSSSASFLEAVSPQWAVISAGRNNRFNHPHEEVLERLRHLGISVWRTDLHGTLIFNFN from the coding sequence ATGCCTTTATTAGGGTTTGTTGTGCTCTTAAGCACGTGGTGGGCGTTGGAGGGATTTTCTACCGGGTGGTTTATTACTGGATGTGTTTTTATTTCTGCCTTCTACGTGCAATGGAAGCGAACGATGTTCAAAAGAAACCTATGCTTAGCCGTGGCTTTTGTTGCTGTCGCTTTTGCAGGGTGGGCTTATATCGTAGATGAAAGCAACCAGACAATCATCGAACCAGACGTTCAGAAGCTGACAGGTGTAGTGGTTTCTGATGTTCAGGAAAAGAATGACAACGTTCGATTTGTTCTAAAAAGTGAGGAATTTGCTGAACGTGTACAAGTTGTATTAAATCAAACGAATGCTCGTGTCATTCAAAGAGGCGAGCAGTGTACGGTGCGCGGGACTCTCAGACAGCCAATGCCGAGAACAGTACCTAATGCATTCGATTATAAAACCTATTTATATGACCAAAAAATACATTGGGAATTCATATCTGATGAAATGCCACTCTGTGAGCCACCACCCTATTTGTCAGTTTCCTGGCTTTTTTATCAGCTTCGTGAAAAGGGGATGAGGCATCTAGAAGAGCATGTTCCGGCTCGATTTTATCCGTATGCAAAAGCGCTTTTGTATGGTGATCGATCATCGCTATCTCCTGAAATCCAGCAAATGTACAACCGTTATAGTATTAGTCATTTGTTGTCCATTTCAGGACTCCATGTGGGAGTGATGAGCGCACTGTTTTTTATAAGTTTAACGTTGTTCTTGACGAGGGAAACAAGCCTCAAATGGTTACTGTTTATCTTGCCTGTTTATGCATTTTTCACTGGTGCCGAGCCCCCGGTTATTCGAGCGGTTTTAAAAGCAGAGATCGTTATCTTATGGCTACTATTTTTTCGAAAACGGTTAACTAGTGTGGATGGTGTAACCATTGCTTTTCTTGCTATGGTTTTGTGGAATCCATATATGATTAAAGATGTTGCCTTTCAATTATCCTTCACAGTCACTTACAGCCTTCTTTTTTCTCTCCCTCTGTTAAAGAAGCTGCCCTCCCATTGGGCTTTACAGTCGTTCGCGATTGCTACTATAGCTCAATTATCAGGATTACCTATTTTATTATTTCATTTTTATGAAATTTCTCTTTTGAGTCCTTTGTGGAATATATTGTTTGTCCCGCTATATACGGTCGTCATGTTACCAGCAAGTGTCATTATTTTTTTTGTAAGCTTTCTTCCGCTGCCGCTTTCTTTGTGGCTGGCTCAGGCAGCTTTGTATATCATTGACTTGGCTCATGGCTTGTTGCAGATGGGAGATGTCCTCTACGACGGTGTCTTGTTGTTTGGTAAACCACCTCTTTGGCTTGCGGTCATAGAGTTTTTTGCGGTAACGTATGCTTTTCAAGCTATAGAGCGATATGGTTTTGTTAGAAGAGGATTGCTATATAGTGCCCCTTTAATCATTTTATTAACTGTACACTATTTTCAATGGGAGTTATCTGCAAATGGCCGGGTTGCTATCCTCGATGTTGGTCAAGGGGACAGTATTGTCATTGAGCTTCCTTATCGACAAGGAGTTCTTTTGATTGATGCTGGTGGAAGTTTTTCAGAGACGTTCGATCCCGGGGAGCAAATTGTTGTTCCTTATTTAAGAAGCCGGGGAATACGTCAGCTTGATGCTGCAATCCTGTCTCATAGTGATTTAGATCATGCAGGGGGCATGAAGGCGATTTTACAGCAAATTAGTACAAAGCAACTCATTATTCCTCAAGGGAAAAGTGAGGAAGGCGAGTTAATCGAGATGCTAAAAAAAGAAGCGACAGCTCAGCAGGCAATCGTAACAATCGTTGAAAAGAACAGAAGGTTTACCCATTTTGATACGGCGTTTTTACTCATACCGTCCAAGAACGAACATTTCAGTGAAAACAATCAATCGCTTGTTATTAAAGCGGTTCTAGGAAACAGAACGTGGCTGTTTACAGGTGATATTGAGGAGGAAAGAGAAGAAGAACTGAAGGCACAGAATCTGAAAGCAGATGTTTTGAAAATTGCCCATCATGGTAGTCGTACATCATCATCCGCGTCTTTTCTTGAAGCCGTTTCTCCACAATGGGCAGTCATTTCTGCTGGGAGGAATAATCGATTTAATCACCCGCATGAAGAAGTGTTAGAGCGGCTGAGACATCTAGGAATATCAGTGTGGAGGACAGACTTGCATGGAACCCTCATTTTTAATTTTAATTAG
- a CDS encoding PhzF family phenazine biosynthesis protein, whose protein sequence is MKAIMVHHYDAFSRVPNQGNPAGVVLNGDQLSDQEMQEIAYEVGFNETAFSVKSDVADVRIRFFTPGHEMNLCGHATMATVYALKTKGLLGHQTDLTVETRAGVLPIKIKSLDGDLSITMQQAAPEFKEFNGSKKELAHSMGLHEGDIESELPILYGSTGTWTLLVPIKGIAAFERMTPRNKLFPAILQEMPKSSVHPFCMETFDSVADMHARHFSSPYSGTIEDAVTGTASGVMGAYFAKYIKGDTFEDPLNLIVEQGQEIQKDGRVKVQVARNNEQYNIQVTGNAVHVKDFEVLLRNKS, encoded by the coding sequence ATGAAAGCTATAATGGTTCATCATTACGATGCCTTTAGTAGAGTGCCTAATCAAGGAAATCCAGCTGGGGTCGTTTTAAACGGCGATCAATTATCTGATCAAGAGATGCAAGAGATCGCTTACGAAGTCGGGTTTAACGAAACCGCTTTTTCTGTTAAATCTGATGTAGCTGATGTTAGAATACGTTTCTTTACACCAGGACATGAAATGAATTTATGTGGTCATGCTACTATGGCAACGGTCTATGCTTTAAAAACGAAAGGGCTGCTAGGTCATCAAACGGATTTGACCGTTGAAACGAGGGCGGGAGTTCTACCTATAAAAATAAAATCTCTTGATGGCGATCTATCTATTACAATGCAACAGGCTGCACCAGAATTTAAAGAATTTAATGGCTCAAAGAAGGAACTAGCTCATTCAATGGGGTTACACGAGGGCGATATTGAGAGTGAATTACCAATATTGTATGGCAGCACAGGTACTTGGACTTTATTAGTTCCCATTAAAGGCATTGCTGCTTTTGAGAGAATGACACCTCGGAATAAGCTTTTCCCTGCGATTTTGCAGGAGATGCCGAAATCATCTGTTCATCCATTTTGTATGGAAACATTTGATTCCGTGGCTGATATGCATGCCAGACATTTTTCTTCACCATACTCAGGGACGATTGAAGATGCTGTAACCGGTACAGCTTCCGGAGTCATGGGAGCATATTTTGCTAAATACATAAAAGGTGACACTTTTGAAGACCCTCTAAATCTGATCGTGGAGCAAGGACAAGAAATTCAAAAAGATGGTCGGGTTAAAGTACAGGTTGCTAGAAACAATGAGCAATACAATATTCAAGTGACAGGGAATGCGGTCCATGTTAAAGATTTTGAAGTTCTTTTAAGGAATAAATCATAA
- a CDS encoding helix-hairpin-helix domain-containing protein, with protein MNLQRKHMTWVVCLIVVLLGVIWFKTNSAIPVTPSSPFLEEDQQNAQAEKAANEQGHSGSRVYVDIKGGVVEPGVYVMSADQRVKDAIEMAGGLTSNADTSTLNLAMRLQDEHVVVVPVKLSQEGQASQPEVQSYDPVLNELNTSDQATIESWPGIGPKKAGAILQYREKNGSFHTTEELLEVDGIGEVTFEKIIRHLEGDSAP; from the coding sequence GTGAACTTGCAAAGAAAGCACATGACGTGGGTCGTGTGTCTTATTGTAGTCTTATTAGGCGTGATTTGGTTTAAAACAAACAGTGCTATTCCGGTAACGCCATCTAGCCCTTTTTTAGAGGAAGATCAACAAAACGCACAAGCAGAAAAAGCTGCAAACGAACAAGGTCACTCAGGCTCCCGTGTCTATGTAGATATAAAAGGGGGTGTGGTGGAGCCAGGTGTTTACGTCATGTCAGCGGACCAGCGTGTAAAAGATGCCATTGAGATGGCAGGTGGTTTAACTAGCAATGCTGATACGAGCACATTGAATCTTGCGATGCGTCTTCAGGACGAACATGTCGTCGTTGTCCCTGTAAAACTAAGCCAGGAAGGCCAAGCCTCTCAACCTGAGGTACAAAGCTATGATCCTGTTTTAAACGAGCTAAACACGTCTGATCAGGCAACAATTGAGTCATGGCCTGGGATTGGGCCTAAAAAAGCAGGTGCGATCTTACAGTATCGAGAAAAGAATGGCTCTTTTCATACGACGGAGGAACTATTAGAGGTGGATGGCATTGGGGAGGTAACGTTTGAAAAAATCATCCGACATTTGGAAGGCGACTCAGCCCCTTGA
- the holA gene encoding DNA polymerase III subunit delta: MAKANANINVLFGEESFLLDEYEDAILQATIGNDPSPFDLSVFDLEETPIQTALEDAETLPLMNEQKVILLKHPFFLTSLKPKGAPDHDLDALTQYINNPSPYTVLIFRAGYAKLDERKKLVKQLKKLGTIKEASPLREDELYQWIEQTAKKEGSLIDPGARNALLNRIGPSLRMLREEIRKLSLYGGEQISLEMVENLVPRTLDQNLFALMDDLLQKNATGAIQRYHDLLRQKEEPIKLLLLLASQARAMLQVNELLRKGYGQSQVAKRLKMHPYRVKVISGQLKKAQADFPSMLSDMGRLDVQMKTGKIDKVLGLELFLLKYTGAA, encoded by the coding sequence TTGGCGAAGGCAAACGCAAATATTAATGTACTCTTTGGTGAAGAGTCATTTTTGTTAGACGAATACGAGGACGCAATTCTTCAAGCAACGATAGGAAATGATCCCTCTCCTTTTGACCTCTCCGTATTTGATCTAGAGGAGACCCCTATCCAGACAGCTCTTGAAGATGCTGAGACACTTCCACTGATGAATGAGCAAAAAGTAATATTGCTAAAGCATCCTTTTTTCTTAACGTCGCTTAAGCCAAAGGGGGCACCGGACCATGATCTTGATGCTTTGACCCAATACATAAACAACCCTTCACCGTATACAGTTCTCATTTTCCGAGCTGGATATGCAAAGTTAGATGAACGTAAAAAGCTTGTTAAACAACTGAAGAAGCTCGGAACGATTAAGGAAGCATCTCCATTACGGGAAGACGAGCTTTATCAATGGATCGAGCAGACAGCAAAAAAAGAAGGTTCCCTCATCGATCCAGGAGCAAGGAACGCTTTGTTAAATCGCATTGGTCCTTCATTACGCATGCTTCGTGAGGAAATTAGAAAGCTGTCGTTATATGGTGGTGAGCAAATTAGCTTGGAAATGGTGGAAAACCTTGTCCCGCGTACACTTGACCAAAACTTGTTTGCTCTCATGGATGATTTGCTACAAAAAAACGCGACCGGTGCAATTCAACGTTATCATGATCTCTTACGACAAAAGGAAGAGCCGATCAAGCTATTGTTATTATTGGCAAGTCAAGCTCGGGCGATGTTACAAGTGAATGAGCTGTTAAGAAAAGGATATGGACAAAGCCAAGTCGCTAAACGATTGAAAATGCACCCTTATCGTGTGAAAGTAATTTCAGGTCAATTAAAAAAAGCTCAGGCTGATTTTCCGTCAATGCTTAGTGATATGGGAAGATTAGATGTTCAGATGAAAACCGGAAAAATAGATAAAGTTCTTGGGTTGGAATTATTTTTACTGAAATACACCGGAGCGGCGTGA
- a CDS encoding beta-N-acetylglucosaminidase domain-containing protein, whose translation MPPVVGLVVDDGVDESALAEVEQILHDSDVKKIVQTGPNESPPRAPVTIWVGEIGEASLVNEALRELDVKALEQLEREGYVLVSGKNADGQKMIILAGKDDRGTFYAAQSFRQLIEHRSGRDWVPGVAIQDWPVMPMRGTIEGFYGEPWSHEKRLDQMRFYGEQKMNTYVYAPKDDPYHRDKWRVPYPEEKLAELEELVNEASSQHVDFVFTISPGLDMCYSSEEDFQRLMDKAQMMWEIGVTDFAILFDDIFQELNCETDREQFGASPSPAAAAQAHVLNRFQQEFVETHKGASPLITVPTEYYEEGTSPYREQFAELVHPDLLVYWTGIGVTTDTITAEDAEHISNIFQHELLIWDNFPVTDFARDRIFLGPLTGRDPDLTEHGVIGLTANPMEHAEASKIPLFTVADYTWNPDDYHAERSWQNSIEAFAGDHVEEIIAFSENARSSPLSEDESPTLTPLIDDFWEEFAVGEATSEGAAIKKELRTWPAVSEHIRTQFHNDRFLQEVAPWLDKMAHYGESGPIAVDMLMAQQRGDHDKTKAYRAALEEELRNDLTEVTVADDRISSRVLDGINRERGSAELIMYTSDYGETTQTNEWGFEVTVVDGKVTALGGNNSSIPDDGYVLSVHSAGDGDWLAKQSLIGSKVNISESVVTITTDKGTYLIPNAKTYAYGVIEPFIEQAIKMNDLWLGGREEAGPFSTMDAYDNYTLDHMNDGDINTLYWTNGPPKKGDFIGLDLGESKVIQQIDVFMGSTTGSAPRPNDIIEHGAIQVSTDGTNWREIAEYKKQTDISITFDQPIETRFIRFIVRSNQTSWAQIREFRVIDE comes from the coding sequence CTGCCCCCAGTCGTTGGTCTTGTAGTCGATGATGGTGTGGATGAAAGTGCACTCGCTGAAGTTGAACAGATTTTACACGACAGTGATGTCAAAAAAATTGTGCAAACAGGTCCTAATGAATCGCCTCCGCGCGCGCCCGTAACCATTTGGGTTGGTGAGATTGGGGAGGCTTCATTAGTAAATGAAGCGCTTCGCGAGCTGGACGTTAAAGCGCTTGAACAATTGGAGAGGGAAGGGTACGTTCTTGTGTCAGGAAAAAATGCGGATGGTCAGAAAATGATCATTCTTGCTGGCAAAGATGACAGAGGTACGTTTTATGCGGCGCAATCCTTTAGGCAGCTGATCGAGCACCGTTCAGGAAGGGATTGGGTGCCGGGAGTAGCCATTCAAGATTGGCCAGTAATGCCTATGCGGGGGACAATTGAAGGTTTCTATGGTGAGCCTTGGTCTCATGAAAAGCGTTTAGATCAAATGCGCTTTTATGGGGAACAAAAGATGAATACGTATGTGTATGCACCGAAAGATGATCCTTATCACCGTGACAAATGGCGGGTCCCATATCCAGAAGAAAAATTGGCGGAGTTAGAAGAACTGGTGAATGAAGCCTCTTCACAGCATGTAGACTTCGTCTTTACGATCTCGCCTGGATTGGACATGTGCTATTCGAGTGAAGAAGATTTTCAAAGGCTCATGGATAAAGCACAAATGATGTGGGAGATCGGCGTAACCGACTTTGCTATATTATTTGATGACATTTTTCAAGAGTTGAATTGTGAGACAGATCGAGAACAGTTTGGCGCAAGCCCTAGTCCGGCCGCTGCTGCACAGGCGCATGTGCTTAATCGCTTTCAGCAAGAGTTTGTTGAAACGCATAAAGGCGCAAGTCCATTGATTACTGTACCAACCGAGTATTATGAAGAGGGGACGTCACCATATCGCGAGCAGTTCGCGGAGCTCGTTCATCCGGACCTCCTCGTATACTGGACAGGCATTGGCGTAACGACGGACACAATCACTGCGGAAGATGCTGAGCATATTTCAAACATTTTTCAACATGAGCTCTTGATTTGGGATAACTTCCCTGTAACCGACTTTGCTCGTGACCGAATTTTTCTCGGACCGTTAACTGGCCGAGACCCAGATTTGACAGAGCACGGCGTCATCGGTTTAACAGCGAACCCGATGGAGCACGCCGAGGCGTCGAAAATCCCACTGTTTACAGTCGCTGACTATACGTGGAACCCTGATGATTATCATGCAGAGCGTTCCTGGCAGAATAGCATCGAAGCCTTCGCTGGAGATCATGTAGAGGAAATCATTGCTTTTAGTGAGAACGCACGCTCGTCACCGCTCAGTGAAGATGAGTCGCCTACACTTACGCCGCTCATTGACGATTTTTGGGAGGAGTTTGCGGTAGGCGAGGCGACAAGTGAGGGCGCTGCGATTAAAAAAGAGCTACGGACTTGGCCGGCCGTGTCTGAACATATAAGAACGCAATTTCACAACGACCGATTTTTGCAAGAAGTTGCGCCGTGGCTAGATAAAATGGCGCACTACGGGGAAAGTGGTCCGATCGCAGTTGATATGCTGATGGCACAACAACGTGGAGATCATGACAAAACGAAAGCTTACCGCGCAGCATTAGAAGAAGAACTCCGAAATGATTTAACGGAAGTCACCGTCGCTGACGATCGCATCTCTTCAAGAGTGCTAGACGGTATAAATCGGGAGAGGGGCAGTGCGGAGCTTATCATGTACACCTCCGATTACGGTGAGACAACGCAAACGAATGAGTGGGGGTTTGAAGTGACGGTCGTGGATGGGAAGGTTACCGCGCTGGGAGGAAACAACTCATCCATTCCAGATGACGGTTATGTGCTCAGCGTTCATTCAGCAGGGGATGGAGATTGGCTTGCAAAGCAGTCACTCATCGGCTCGAAAGTAAATATAAGTGAATCGGTTGTCACAATAACGACAGACAAAGGGACATATTTGATACCAAATGCAAAAACATACGCTTATGGCGTCATAGAGCCCTTTATTGAGCAAGCCATTAAAATGAACGATTTATGGCTTGGCGGTCGGGAGGAAGCGGGACCTTTCTCTACGATGGATGCTTACGATAACTACACACTTGATCATATGAATGATGGCGATATCAATACATTATATTGGACCAATGGACCACCTAAAAAAGGAGATTTTATCGGTCTTGACCTTGGGGAAAGCAAAGTGATTCAGCAAATAGATGTATTTATGGGCTCAACGACCGGATCTGCGCCAAGGCCTAACGATATCATTGAACATGGCGCGATCCAAGTCTCGACAGACGGGACGAACTGGAGGGAAATAGCCGAATATAAAAAGCAAACAGATATATCTATCACATTTGATCAACCGATAGAAACACGCTTCATTCGTTTCATCGTTCGGTCAAATCAAACGAGTTGGGCACAAATTAGAGAGTTTCGCGTTATCGACGAGTAA
- a CDS encoding YqzM family protein translates to MNEFEKDVQTKRNDAVDSGVGFVVSFAFFSLIFFIGVLVDVIGS, encoded by the coding sequence ATGAATGAATTTGAAAAAGATGTTCAAACGAAACGAAATGATGCAGTGGACTCCGGTGTAGGATTTGTAGTTTCATTTGCATTTTTCTCTTTGATTTTCTTCATCGGAGTTCTCGTTGACGTCATTGGATCGTAA
- the cydD gene encoding thiol reductant ABC exporter subunit CydD encodes MREWRFQEILPLIGGLFFVLLARSFIPYLSGKIGIRLGTAAKTHFRKQLLSHFANNPVQASLKGQSGQKVSLMMDAIDEVDSYFSSYIPQVIRSSVIPLIILIVVFTEHVNSGLIMLFTSPFIPLFMVIIGMQTKKKSEEQMEELAAFSGRFLDTLQGLVTLKLFGKAKQQKKAIQTSSLRFRDATMEILKVAFTSSFMLELISMLAIGLVALEAALQLIVFDGISFFTAFLVLVLAPEYFTSLRQLGTAFHNGKSSMGAAKKVADELALNEGSAVTWGEKPLSKTAGPKSLELQQVTFQYGEDAFTLHPISTTFAPKSKNAIVGKTGSGKSTLLHLLAGIVVPDAGKILLGGNPLSAYKEADWFAQLSYISQHPYIFAGTIAENIAIGSRATATREAITRAAEEAGLADMIMALEDGYDTHVGEGGRGLSGGEKQRLALARAFLKQPAIVLFDEPTTGLDLKTERILQASIQKLSETATIITVAHRLHTIKDADHILYLDQGRLIAEGTHAQLLQHAEGYRKMVTIQRGGLQR; translated from the coding sequence TTGCGGGAGTGGCGTTTTCAAGAAATCCTTCCGTTAATAGGAGGATTATTCTTTGTTTTACTAGCTAGAAGCTTCATTCCTTATTTGAGTGGAAAGATCGGGATACGCCTTGGTACAGCGGCGAAAACCCATTTTCGTAAGCAGTTGCTGAGCCATTTTGCTAATAACCCAGTCCAAGCTTCTTTAAAAGGACAATCGGGGCAAAAGGTTAGTCTTATGATGGATGCGATTGATGAAGTGGACAGTTATTTTAGCAGCTATATTCCACAAGTCATTCGCTCGTCTGTTATTCCTCTCATCATTTTAATTGTTGTATTTACGGAACATGTGAATTCTGGCCTCATCATGTTGTTTACCTCCCCATTTATTCCGTTGTTCATGGTGATCATTGGTATGCAAACAAAAAAGAAATCGGAAGAGCAAATGGAGGAGCTAGCTGCTTTTTCTGGTCGATTTTTGGATACGTTGCAAGGGCTTGTTACGTTAAAATTGTTTGGTAAAGCGAAACAACAAAAAAAGGCAATTCAAACGAGCAGTTTACGATTTCGAGATGCAACCATGGAGATATTAAAAGTAGCCTTCACTTCTTCGTTTATGCTTGAGCTCATTTCGATGCTAGCCATCGGCTTGGTTGCTTTAGAAGCGGCCTTACAGCTGATCGTTTTTGACGGAATTTCTTTTTTTACTGCATTTCTAGTTCTCGTTTTGGCACCAGAATATTTTACCTCTCTGCGACAATTAGGCACGGCATTTCATAATGGGAAAAGTAGTATGGGCGCAGCTAAAAAAGTAGCAGATGAATTAGCGTTAAATGAAGGTTCTGCTGTTACGTGGGGAGAAAAGCCACTTTCTAAAACAGCAGGACCTAAAAGTTTAGAACTGCAGCAAGTCACATTTCAGTATGGGGAAGACGCGTTTACGTTACATCCTATAAGTACGACTTTTGCTCCCAAATCTAAAAACGCCATTGTAGGAAAAACAGGGTCTGGTAAATCAACGCTTTTGCATTTGCTTGCGGGAATTGTCGTGCCAGATGCAGGAAAGATATTACTAGGAGGTAATCCATTATCTGCATACAAGGAAGCCGATTGGTTCGCTCAACTGAGTTATATTTCGCAACATCCGTATATATTTGCTGGAACGATTGCTGAAAATATTGCCATAGGCAGTCGGGCAACAGCAACACGGGAAGCCATCACACGTGCGGCAGAAGAAGCGGGGCTAGCTGACATGATTATGGCTTTAGAAGATGGATATGATACCCATGTTGGTGAAGGTGGGAGAGGGCTATCTGGTGGTGAGAAGCAACGTTTAGCTTTAGCAAGAGCTTTTTTAAAACAACCGGCAATTGTTTTATTTGATGAGCCGACGACTGGGCTTGATTTAAAGACGGAGCGTATTCTTCAGGCTTCCATTCAAAAATTGTCGGAAACAGCAACTATCATTACCGTTGCACACCGCCTGCACACGATTAAAGATGCGGATCATATTCTATACCTTGATCAAGGACGGTTAATTGCTGAAGGAACGCATGCACAACTGCTGCAACATGCAGAGGGCTACCGGAAGATGGTAACCATACAGCGAGGAGGGCTGCAGCGATGA